The following coding sequences are from one Spea bombifrons isolate aSpeBom1 chromosome 13, aSpeBom1.2.pri, whole genome shotgun sequence window:
- the FAM217B gene encoding protein FAM217B has translation MFYPPTSQTSNNNKSMILKANEFQCKLPAVKKKHSDDTLQPVRIRNICQPNDEAQKGKRASLQGGYSSKRLDTDAVGSVNGLGGEFKITESVCSNMEPKSAWTPQHKRATASISSSQSKLEPPEDFFLDLESLRFVREDEDSASDLSDSERIPIPSSPLAPPKLNLKAEQIAPGYFDDHLDSKGADYNYPDVLPPPFSSWNLPQLAAFVNTEGKHTMPPAASGFPGRYIDRLLQLEWLQMQTVEAEKSKACKSRPQTAPRMPLNGKTPGRIKPWSNSLPIKQSSHPDDSKSTKGPEYNCHKKYPCHDVPTQSGARRSSTMVGLSAVQKQTQDGRFVTKKRQSGGCQQAKDLAAVGNKPKIQSFGNIRPAKLTSAAESTTKLIKSTSNVRTNGSASVKHVTAKQSGGERKLKSGTVKPTSNKEKTSQ, from the coding sequence AATTCGGAATATCTGCCAACCCAATGATgaagcgcagaaggggaaaaggGCATCGTTACAGGGAGGTTATTCCAGCAAAAGGTTGGATACGGACGCTGTGGGTTCTGTTAACGGTTTGGGAGGGGAGTTCAAAATCACGGAATCCGTTTGTTCAAACATGGAGCCAAAGTCAGCATGGACCCCCCAACATAAAAGGGCCACGGCAAGTATCAGCAGCTCTCAATCTAAACTCGAGCCGCCAGAGGACTTCTTCCTGGACTTGGAATCATTACGTTTCGTACGAGAAGACGAGGACAGCGCAAGCGACCTCTCAGACTCTGAACGGATTCCCATTCCATCGTCTCCTTTGGCACCCCCAAAGCTCAACCTCAAGGCAGAGCAAATTGCCCCAGGGTATTTTGATGACCACCTGGACTCTAAAGGGGCAGATTATAACTATCCCGATGTCCTGCCTCCTCCTTTTAGCTCTTGGAATCTGCCCCAGCTGGCGGCTTTTGTTAACACAGAAGGGAAACATACGATGCCCCCTGCGGCGTCCGGCTTTCCAGGGAGATACATTGACCGCCTTCTCCAGTTAGAGTGGCTTCAGATGCAAACGGTAGAGGCTGAAAAAAGTAAAGCCTGCAAATCGAGGCCTCAGACTGCCCCCAGGATGCCCCTTAATGGAAAAACCCCGGGGCGAATAAAACCATGGAGCAACTCATTGCCTATAAAGCAATCATCTCACCCGGATGATTCTAAAAGTACTAAGGGTCCGGAGTACAACTGTCACAAAAAATACCCCTGCCATGATGTCCCCACGCAGAGCGGCGCCCGTAGATCCAGTACTATGGTGGGATTATCTGCGGTCCAGAAACAGACCCAAGACGGCAGGTTCGTCACCAAGAAAAGACAGAGCGGAGGCTGCCAGCAGGCAAAAGACTTGGCGGCAGTGGGAAATAAGCCTAAAATCCAAAGTTTTGGTAATATTAGACCGGCGAAACTCACGTCTGCTGCAGAAAGCACCACAAAGCTTATTAAATCCACTAGTAATGTCAGGACTAACGGATCAGCCTCCGTAAAGCACGTTACCGCCAAACAGTCTGGGGGGGAACGCAAATTAAAATCCGGAACGGTCAAACCGACttctaataaagaaaaaacaagtcAGTGA